Proteins from one Listeria innocua genomic window:
- the mltG gene encoding endolytic transglycosylase MltG yields MKNTKGKKITIIISIIILILVIATFAGYYYVKSQLEPRDEASKEKIAVEIPAGSSISDISTILEDKKVINNASIFSFYVKYNNDTNLKAGNYEFTQAMNTDQIVKKMQEGKTVAPAKLVIPEGYTLDQIADRIVAYQPKLKKADVLKIMDNPEFVASIIKAFPETVTNDVLNKSIKHPLEGYLYPATYTFKGSDVSAETIIKEMVKATDVNIAKYRDELTKQKMSVHKFLTMSSIIEKEATADVDRKMIASVFYNRLAKDMRLQTDPTVLYALGEHKSKTTYKDLEVDSPYNTYKNNGLPPGPISNSGDTSMEAALYPEKSDYLYFLANTKTGKVYFSKTLEEHNKLKEEHITKNN; encoded by the coding sequence ATGAAGAATACAAAAGGTAAGAAAATTACAATTATTATTTCTATTATCATTCTAATTTTAGTAATCGCAACTTTTGCAGGGTATTATTATGTGAAGTCACAGCTAGAGCCAAGAGATGAAGCAAGCAAAGAGAAGATCGCTGTTGAAATTCCAGCAGGATCTAGTATTTCAGATATATCTACTATTTTAGAAGATAAAAAAGTCATTAATAACGCTTCTATTTTCTCTTTTTATGTAAAATACAATAATGATACGAATTTAAAAGCTGGGAATTATGAATTCACGCAAGCTATGAACACAGATCAAATCGTGAAGAAAATGCAAGAAGGAAAGACTGTCGCACCGGCAAAACTAGTCATTCCAGAAGGATATACACTCGATCAAATTGCTGATAGAATCGTCGCTTATCAACCTAAATTAAAAAAAGCCGATGTTCTTAAAATAATGGATAATCCAGAGTTTGTTGCTTCTATTATTAAAGCATTCCCAGAGACTGTCACAAATGATGTTTTGAATAAATCTATAAAACATCCGTTAGAAGGCTATTTATATCCAGCGACATATACTTTTAAAGGCTCGGATGTATCAGCTGAAACGATAATTAAAGAAATGGTGAAAGCAACAGACGTTAATATTGCTAAGTACCGCGACGAACTAACGAAACAAAAAATGTCCGTGCATAAATTCCTAACAATGTCTTCCATTATTGAAAAAGAAGCAACTGCCGATGTGGATCGCAAAATGATTGCTAGCGTTTTTTATAATCGTTTAGCAAAAGATATGCGTTTACAAACTGATCCTACTGTTCTTTATGCGCTTGGTGAACATAAAAGCAAAACAACCTATAAAGATTTAGAAGTAGATTCGCCGTATAACACATACAAAAACAATGGACTGCCACCAGGACCGATTTCTAATAGCGGTGACACATCTATGGAAGCAGCTCTTTACCCAGAAAAAAGTGATTATCTATACTTTTTAGCGAATACGAAAACTGGTAAAGTTTATTTCTCTAAAACATTAGAAGAGCACAATAAACTAAAAGAAGAGCATATTACGAAAAATAATTAA
- the greA gene encoding transcription elongation factor GreA, whose protein sequence is MATEKVFPMTLDGKAKLENELQELKTVKRKEVVERIKIARSFGDLSENSEYDSAKDEQAFVEGRITTIENMIRNAQIIDAAEAHNGLVTLGNTVTFIELPDGEEETYTIVGSAEADPFEGKISNDSPIAKGLLGHKEGEEVTIQTPAGDMSVKIEKITAS, encoded by the coding sequence TTGGCGACAGAAAAAGTATTTCCAATGACCCTAGATGGGAAAGCAAAATTAGAAAATGAATTACAAGAACTTAAGACAGTAAAACGGAAAGAAGTAGTAGAACGGATTAAAATTGCCCGTAGCTTTGGCGATTTATCTGAGAACTCCGAGTATGATTCCGCAAAAGACGAACAAGCTTTTGTTGAAGGTCGTATCACTACTATTGAAAATATGATTCGTAATGCTCAAATCATTGATGCAGCAGAAGCTCATAATGGTTTAGTAACACTTGGAAACACCGTTACATTTATTGAATTACCAGACGGAGAAGAAGAAACATACACGATTGTAGGGAGCGCAGAAGCTGATCCTTTTGAAGGTAAGATTTCTAACGATTCTCCAATTGCTAAAGGTTTACTTGGTCATAAAGAAGGGGAAGAAGTAACTATCCAAACCCCTGCTGGCGACATGAGTGTTAAGATCGAAAAAATCACTGCATCTTAA
- the udk gene encoding uridine kinase — protein sequence MTKKPIVVGVTGGSGSGKTSVTKAICDHFSGHSILMIAQDVYYHDQADISFEERLKVNYDHPLAFDTDLLISHIAALRRYETIEKPIYDYEKYTRKQEVEIQEPREVIILEGILILEDKRLRDLMDIKVYVDTDDDIRFIRRLLRDMKERGRTMDSVIDQYLSVVKPMHNEFIEPTKKFADIIIPEGGENHVAIDLMTTKIESILQKHV from the coding sequence ATGACAAAAAAACCAATCGTAGTCGGTGTAACTGGTGGTTCAGGTTCAGGAAAAACCAGTGTAACTAAAGCAATTTGTGATCATTTTAGCGGGCATTCTATTTTAATGATTGCGCAAGATGTCTACTATCATGATCAAGCAGATATTAGTTTTGAAGAGCGTTTAAAAGTAAACTACGATCATCCGTTAGCATTTGATACGGACTTACTTATTTCCCATATAGCAGCACTACGCCGTTATGAAACAATAGAAAAACCAATTTACGATTATGAAAAATATACGCGGAAACAAGAAGTAGAAATTCAAGAACCTAGAGAAGTAATTATTTTAGAAGGTATTTTAATCTTAGAAGATAAGCGATTACGCGACTTGATGGATATTAAAGTATATGTTGATACAGATGACGATATTCGTTTTATTCGTAGGTTATTAAGAGACATGAAAGAGCGAGGTCGAACGATGGATTCTGTTATCGATCAATATCTTTCTGTAGTAAAACCAATGCATAACGAATTTATTGAACCAACGAAAAAATTTGCCGATATAATTATTCCAGAAGGTGGAGAAAATCATGTGGCAATTGATTTGATGACAACAAAAATTGAATCAATCTTGCAAAAACATGTATAA
- a CDS encoding 5'-methylthioadenosine/adenosylhomocysteine nucleosidase, with translation MTIGIIGAMEEEVELLKNTMPSIEEVIIGGAKFYIGEIAGKEVVLLESGIGKVNAALGTTLLADRFKPEIIINTGSAGGIGEGLAIGDVIISDRLAYGDVDVTEFGYTYGQVPRMPAFYQGDAVLLKKAETIYRDYFADSENKAVYGLVITNDSFIMRPDQHEIIRTFFPDVKAVEMEAAAIAQVAYQFDIPFLIIRAISDLANQEATMSFDEFIHLAAKQSATCIIELLKTI, from the coding sequence ATGACAATAGGCATTATTGGAGCAATGGAAGAAGAAGTTGAACTGTTAAAAAACACCATGCCCAGCATAGAAGAAGTTATTATCGGCGGAGCAAAATTTTATATCGGTGAAATTGCTGGTAAAGAAGTTGTGCTTTTAGAATCAGGTATAGGGAAAGTTAATGCTGCCCTTGGTACCACGCTTCTAGCAGACCGTTTTAAACCAGAAATTATTATTAACACTGGTTCAGCTGGAGGTATAGGTGAAGGCTTAGCAATTGGCGATGTCATTATATCTGATCGCTTAGCATATGGTGATGTTGATGTTACTGAATTTGGTTATACATATGGCCAAGTTCCACGTATGCCAGCTTTTTATCAAGGCGATGCTGTTCTTTTGAAAAAAGCTGAGACTATTTATCGTGATTATTTTGCAGATAGCGAAAATAAAGCTGTATATGGTCTTGTAATTACAAATGATTCATTTATTATGCGTCCAGATCAACATGAAATTATTCGAACATTTTTCCCGGATGTTAAAGCTGTGGAAATGGAAGCTGCTGCCATTGCGCAAGTAGCCTATCAATTTGATATTCCATTTCTTATCATCCGAGCTATATCGGATTTAGCCAATCAAGAGGCGACAATGTCTTTTGATGAGTTTATTCATTTAGCTGCAAAACAATCAGCTACTTGTATCATCGAATTATTAAAAACAATATAA
- a CDS encoding YrrS family protein, producing the protein MADNRQSNNRRIKQNLVEGSRSRQNTKRKKTNLVLNLLIIVVSLLIIGSLYFVLFKTESDPTQQENKTASSNAKKEDAAKSNKTSEKKSTSSDEKTTETTKSDDPNVAKVITKDWKPIGTEQTGDHVNSYSSTSVDWQEKRKAFSAATDIPISNTSLWFVEQGADPATQAIGTLSTKANPDKAYRVYITWVDGEGWQPTKVEELKTNDKR; encoded by the coding sequence ATGGCAGATAATCGACAATCAAATAACCGTCGCATTAAACAAAACTTAGTCGAAGGATCTCGCTCAAGACAAAATACAAAACGAAAAAAAACGAATCTAGTTTTAAATCTTTTAATTATCGTGGTAAGCTTACTTATCATTGGTAGTCTATATTTTGTACTGTTTAAAACAGAAAGCGATCCAACTCAGCAAGAAAACAAAACGGCATCTTCCAATGCGAAAAAAGAAGATGCCGCTAAATCAAATAAAACTTCCGAAAAAAAATCGACTTCTTCGGATGAAAAAACAACAGAAACGACTAAAAGTGATGATCCTAATGTGGCAAAAGTTATTACAAAAGACTGGAAACCAATTGGAACTGAGCAAACTGGTGATCATGTGAATTCCTACAGCTCTACAAGTGTAGACTGGCAAGAAAAACGCAAAGCTTTTTCAGCAGCGACAGATATCCCAATCTCAAATACATCACTTTGGTTTGTAGAGCAAGGGGCTGACCCTGCTACTCAAGCAATTGGTACACTTTCTACTAAAGCAAATCCTGATAAAGCTTACCGTGTTTATATTACATGGGTAGACGGTGAAGGATGGCAACCAACAAAAGTAGAAGAGCTAAAAACAAACGACAAAAGATAA
- a CDS encoding O-methyltransferase, with protein sequence MNDIIHDYLLKHIPKSTPFFEELEVYAKEHEVPIMEPDSLHCLLQILDIQKPERILELGTAIGYSALKMADKLPKTEIITVERDEERYKEALHNIERYGASDRIKVLLTDAIEGSEEILTYGPFDAIFIDAAKAQYEKFFHIYTDSLAPDGVIYSDNVLFKGLALDMSPEKQRKLRVARKMRHFNDFLVTHPDFDTTTIPLGDGLSISKRKKTGGIS encoded by the coding sequence GTGAATGATATAATTCATGATTATTTATTAAAACATATTCCAAAGAGCACGCCTTTTTTTGAAGAATTAGAAGTATACGCAAAGGAACATGAAGTGCCGATTATGGAGCCAGATTCGTTACATTGTTTATTGCAAATTTTAGATATTCAAAAGCCGGAACGTATTTTAGAACTTGGAACAGCAATCGGATACTCTGCTTTAAAAATGGCAGATAAACTTCCAAAAACGGAAATTATCACAGTCGAACGTGATGAAGAACGATATAAAGAAGCTTTACATAATATAGAGCGTTACGGGGCTTCTGACAGAATAAAAGTCTTGCTTACGGATGCAATTGAAGGATCAGAAGAAATTTTAACGTATGGTCCGTTTGATGCCATATTTATTGATGCTGCCAAAGCGCAATATGAAAAATTTTTCCATATTTATACAGATTCCCTTGCTCCAGATGGTGTGATTTATAGTGATAATGTTCTTTTCAAAGGACTTGCGCTTGATATGTCACCAGAAAAACAGCGTAAACTTCGAGTTGCTCGTAAAATGCGCCATTTTAATGATTTTTTAGTGACGCATCCTGATTTTGATACTACAACTATTCCACTCGGAGATGGTTTATCTATTTCAAAAAGAAAGAAAACTGGAGGCATATCATGA